In a single window of the Gossypium hirsutum isolate 1008001.06 chromosome A13, Gossypium_hirsutum_v2.1, whole genome shotgun sequence genome:
- the LOC107893825 gene encoding U11/U12 small nuclear ribonucleoprotein 48 kDa protein has product MMKGGDLRKWLVANSPRYGIVIDEYMGHHIVLLVRLCLKAVAREATSLVEAGMEYKEDKVKESDVNLARRMFECPVLLQVLMWLGSQLSVLYGELNGKFFAINMIKQCVLEGASRLLLFPMQEKVINSLNLGQESQSLFTNGVEEIKLEEPTEQSNEPVKTVDGSIGVGTILVSQVAAAVAALHERCFLEGKIKHLQASRPPSRYERMAEHAYVSERADAERKKRPNYRPIIDHDGLPRQASSNEETNRTKTREEILAEERDYKRRRMSYRGKKLKRTKLEVMRDIIEEYTEEIKKAGGIGCFVKGADEERLLSSESPVPYDHAVNAGEHRKSTSDISEAVSGSPDHYGRRSHNDQHSRSSRFENYSLNNFEQSRRHCDLEDQRRRIGEEKHREDHSRTSRHRSHGGSDRRRSHRRERDDVESTRATLYERGSRSSISKLRDYKSSYSVSNSSDDFHEKKNYLKLDSRDQNRRSSYENQTSGSSAQNGFDDRYNPLESEDMFDDVLGGKYVRPD; this is encoded by the exons ATGATGAAAGGAGGGGATTTGAGGAAATGGTTGGTTGCTAATTCACCACGATATGGTATTGTGATTGATGAGTATATGGGGCATCATATCGTTTTGCTGGTTAGGTTGTGTTTGAAAGCTGTTGCGAGGGAAGCTACCTCGTTAGTGGAAGCAGGGATGGAATACAAAGAAGATAAGGTGAAAGAATCGGATGTGAATTTGGCGAGGAGAATGTTTGAATGTCCTGTTTTGCTTCAAGTTTTAATGTGGTTAGGTTCTCAGCTTTCTGTTTTGTATGGTGAATTAAATGGGAAATTCTTTGCAATTAATATGATCAAGCAATGTGTGTTAGAAGGAGCATCAAGGTTGTTGTTGTTTCCCATGCAAGAAAAGGTGATCAATTCACTTAATTTGGGACAAGAGTCACAAAGTTTGTTTACTAATGGTGTTGAGGAAATTAAACTTGAGGAGCCAACTGAGCAAAGTAATGAACCAGTTAAAACAGTTGACGGAAGCATTGGTGTTGGGACAATACTTGTATCCCAGGTAGCAGCAGCAGTTGCTGCATTGCATGAAAGGTGTTTCCTTGAAGGAAAAATAAAGCATTTACAGGCTTCCCGACCTCCTTCAAGATATGAGCG GATGGCCGAGCATGCTTATGTTTCAGAGAGAGCTGATGCAGAGAGGAAAAAACGTCCTAACTATAGACCCATAATTGATCATGATGGGCTTCCTCGGCAGGCATCATCTAATGAG GAAACAAATAGGACTAAAACAAGAGAGGAGATATTGGCTGAAGAAAGAGACTACAAAAGGCGAAGAATGTCATATCGTGGGAAGAAATTGAAGCGGACAAAATTGGAG GTTATGAGGGATATAATAGAGGAATACACTGAGGAAATCAAGAAAGCTGGTGGCATTGGTTGCTTTGTGAAAGGAGCAGATGAAGAAAGGTTGTTATCATCTGAATCACCAGTTCCTTATGATCATGCTGTGAATGCTGGTGAGCAtagaaaaagtaccagtgatatTTCTGAAGCAGTGAGTGGTAGCCCAGACCATTATGGGAGAAGATCACACAATGACCAGCATAGTAGATCTTCAAGGTTCGAAAATTACTCACTGAACAATTTTGAGCAATCGAGAAGGCATTGTGATCTTGAAGATCAAAGGAGAAGAATTGGTGAAGAGAAACACAGAGAAGACCATTCCAGAACCTCAAGACACAGAAGTCATGGGGGGTCAGACAGGCGAAGAAGCCACAGAAGGGAGCGTGATGATGTAGAATCCACAAGAGCCACACTCTATGAGAGAGGAAGTCGATCTAGTATTTCTAAACTTAGGGATTACAAATCATCTTATTCTGTTTCTAATTCTTCTGATGACTTTCATGAAAAAAAGAATTACCTGAAGTTGGACAGTAGAGACCAGAATCGAAGGAGCTCCTATGAGAATCAAACTTCAGGCTCCAGTGCACAAAATGGATTTGATGATAGATATAATCCTTTAGAATCTGAAGACATGTTTGATGATGTACTCGGTGGCAAGTATGTCAGACCAGATTGA